In Planctomycetota bacterium, one DNA window encodes the following:
- a CDS encoding aminopeptidase P N-terminal domain-containing protein, which translates to MARRFPSIEPHRIARAGDAPERSLFQADFPPEEFRARRAKIFDAIGPGAHALLQGAPPVRGFEVFRQTNEFYYCCGVEVPQAYLLLSGANRTTALYLPHRPERAGAEGAALAAEDADLIRRFTGVDAVYGSELLAEHLKAASALYTPHAPAEGPKGSRDELIRSDKLVAADPWDERPSREQYLIGLVRSRLPAVEIRDLSPILDTLRAIKSPREIDLLRRAGLLSAMAVTEAMRATRPGVVECHLGAIADRVYLAHGAQGLGYRHIIAGGANAWNAHYFRNNCELADGDLVLVDTAPDYGYYTSDIGRMCPVNGTYAPRQRELYGFMVEYHKVLLRRIRPGATADQVLAEAAAEMVDVIGRTRFSKPIYESAARRTLEFKGHLSHAVGMAVHDVGDYHAGPLRPGVVFAVDPQMWVPEEKLYIRVEDTVAVTESGIENLTAAAPLELKDIEAVMREKRTFPVAGCG; encoded by the coding sequence ATGGCCCGCCGATTCCCATCGATTGAGCCGCACCGCATCGCCCGCGCGGGCGACGCGCCGGAGCGTTCGCTGTTCCAGGCCGATTTCCCGCCGGAAGAGTTTAGGGCGCGGCGGGCGAAGATCTTCGACGCCATCGGCCCCGGGGCACACGCGCTCCTGCAGGGCGCTCCGCCCGTCCGCGGTTTCGAGGTCTTCCGGCAGACGAATGAGTTCTACTACTGCTGTGGCGTGGAAGTGCCGCAGGCGTACCTGCTTCTTTCGGGAGCGAATCGAACCACGGCACTCTATCTTCCGCATCGTCCGGAGCGAGCGGGCGCCGAGGGTGCGGCACTCGCCGCGGAAGACGCTGACCTCATCCGACGATTCACCGGCGTCGACGCGGTCTATGGGAGCGAGTTGCTCGCCGAGCACCTCAAGGCGGCATCCGCACTTTACACGCCGCACGCTCCGGCCGAGGGCCCGAAGGGCAGCCGCGACGAACTGATCCGGTCGGACAAACTCGTAGCCGCCGACCCGTGGGACGAACGGCCGAGCCGCGAGCAGTATCTCATCGGCCTCGTGCGGTCGCGGCTGCCGGCGGTCGAGATCCGCGACCTGTCGCCGATTCTGGATACGTTGCGTGCGATCAAGAGCCCGCGCGAGATCGACCTCCTGCGACGGGCGGGCCTCTTGTCCGCGATGGCGGTGACAGAAGCGATGCGGGCGACGAGGCCGGGCGTTGTCGAGTGCCATTTGGGCGCAATCGCCGACCGCGTTTACCTGGCCCACGGGGCGCAGGGGCTTGGGTATCGGCACATTATCGCCGGCGGCGCGAACGCGTGGAACGCCCATTACTTCCGCAACAACTGCGAGTTGGCCGACGGCGACCTCGTCCTCGTGGACACCGCCCCCGACTACGGGTACTACACGAGCGACATCGGCCGCATGTGCCCGGTCAACGGGACTTACGCGCCCAGGCAGCGTGAACTTTATGGGTTCATGGTGGAGTATCATAAGGTGCTGCTGCGCCGCATTCGGCCCGGCGCCACCGCGGACCAGGTCCTGGCCGAGGCCGCGGCCGAGATGGTCGACGTGATCGGCAGGACGCGGTTCTCGAAACCGATCTACGAGAGTGCCGCGCGGCGGACCCTTGAGTTCAAGGGCCACCTCTCGCACGCCGTCGGCATGGCCGTCCATGATGTGGGGGATTACCACGCGGGGCCGCTGCGCCCGGGCGTTGTTTTTGCCGTTGATCCGCAGATGTGGGTGCCCGAAGAGAAGCTCTATATCCGCGTCGAGGACAC